GTTTTGTCAATGGTGGAGGGAGTCGAAGGAAGGAGGAAGAATACTTTAGTAACACAATTTGAAAGGGGATCGGAACATGGCAAAGGTATGGAAAACAAAAGAGGTCGCTGCGGAGTTTCAAGTAAATCAGACAACGATTCAACGGTGGATCAAGCATTTTAATATTGAGTGTCAATTAAATGAAGTCGGTCATTATGTCATTGATGAAAACTCTTACAACAAGCTTTCCTACATTCATCAAGAAGTGAAAAAAGGAAAAAGGTTAAAACAAATTCAATTAACGAAGGAGGAAATCGTTATCGAGAAAAAGGAAAAAATGGTACCAGCCAGTACATTAGATGAAAGGTTTCATAAAATGTTGTTACAAATTGATCAGTTAGACAAGAAGCTAC
The Bacillus shivajii DNA segment above includes these coding regions:
- a CDS encoding MerR family transcriptional regulator, which encodes MAKVWKTKEVAAEFQVNQTTIQRWIKHFNIECQLNEVGHYVIDENSYNKLSYIHQEVKKGKRLKQIQLTKEEIVIEKKEKMVPASTLDERFHKMLLQIDQLDKKLQEKADEVVEVQMLQHRKEIDDVGTVLEKLDERINYLESVISEKENKIVSLEEKMNIRKNKKRRFAEIFSF